CAGCATATTCCAGGAAATTCCATTCAAGAATTTTCCCTTACTTTTCCTGAAAATTATGTTACCCTTATATGTTGTCAACCCTGCCAGCGCAAGGTATAATTCTAATAGTTACTTAACATTTTTGACAACTATATGTTAGGGACTATCATTTGTGTATTAATTGGGTTGTCTTGAGAATTTGAACTTACAGTTGGTTACTTTCTTTGTTAAAACAGGACATTCCAATGAATGAATTGGGAGATTATCATCATAACTTGACACAACAGACACACATCCGCAAAAAGTATCAGGAAGTGACAGGAAGAGTGTGTAGGTGGCAAGATCGAATATGCATCAAGGGTTGGGCAAGCTTTTCTAAAAGGAATaagattgaaagaaatgataCATGCTTCTGTGAAGTAATATCAGGGGAAGACCAAGTAGTAAGAACACTTGAGGTGCATGTTGCCAGGAGGAGATGAACAACACTAATACTGCCAGTGATTTGAACTATGGACTGATTGCTTACTTTTAATTACATGctgtaaatattttttggataGTACTTATAATTTTCTTATGTAACCGTTTCGTCCATTTTCTCATGGAATGATAACCATATTTATCTATAAGTTGGTTCCAATCATTTAGCTTACACTATTTCACTGCTTATCCATTTGTCTTTTTTACTTTGCTACTAATTGGACAAATATGAACGTAATTTTTATGCGCATTTGAGATTCGTGAACCAATGTTgttaaaattgttttctttgctaCTTGTTGGAACCAATTTAGATCGTAAGAATGGTCAAGTGTGTATAATTCCTTATTATATTTTCTAccctcattttataaaataatgataacaacatGTAATGCTGCTGCAACTGTGATTTTCCAGATTGCATCCATCATGAATGGGATTGTTCTTATTGGAATTGCCATAGGATTTGTTCTTCTTTGAGTTGAAGCATCTCTGGAAGAGGCTGAGTGAGAATCTCATAaactttatttgattaatttatttattgtcttaatataaaacaaaattgtatcCTTCTTCAAGTCTTTTAATAAAAGCACTGATTTCTGGTGTTTCTCTTTTAATTGTAAGTTATGCTTAAGCCATGTATAAAGagcaataatatttttgtaatcagTGTGCTTGCAATTATAAAATTCCAGTCTTCTATTTTCTTGCCTTTTCATATTTTCTCAGTTTGCTTTTGCTTTGTTATAATAACAAAACACAAATGAAAACCAGAAATTTTGCAACaagagacaaaaaaagaaaaccttATGAATGCAACCAACAAACCAAACTCTCAATTGATACGCAGAAACATCCTTATAATTTAGAAGTCCAATACCAGCAGTCTGTCGTATGAAATTTATCGGAATTTATGAAGCAGTCATGAACTGAAGATTGTGCTTCAGAATCATTTGGATGGTTATAACTGGTGAAGATAATAACAGAATGACCATGAAAACGAAGACACGGCAAATAGTAATACTAGGAATGAAGTCCActtaggaagtcccacatcaccaaaaaatttaagtaccaacaaaataaatatcaagAAATTTGAGGACTAAAAACACATAGTTTatcctaaaatttattaaaaaaatatgaaattgtgAGAGAAACTTATTTATAAGTAGTGAAATTCACAGAATTTTGTACGGAGGATGGAGTGTGAGAGCTCAGCTAGGGTTTTGGAGGAGGAGTCTGAACAGGAGGAGGATTTGCTGCAACATAGCCGCGTGATGGAGAAACGGAAGGCTGATGAAAATAAGATCAAGGCTGATCGATGATGATGAGTGGCTGAAAGGGTTATCTTTTGAAATGCCTGAAGTTGCAGCGGAATAAAGTCTTGGGAACGTGGGTCCATTTCAAAGTTATTGAGTTAAAGCTGACGAGGGACTAGACTTCGAAAGACACTATTAAGATCGTAGACATgccaaaaaattattacttggTGCAATTTAAGAGATTGGAAGATTTCAAGCATCCTATCTTTGAAGGGCCATTGATCCTGGTGGTGCATTATCTTCTAGTACAGAGATGGAAATCAGGCTTCATGTAGAAAGTGAAGGGAAAATAGGAAGGTTGCGGTTTGGGTGAAGGTCCATGACTTGTTCATCGTACTCTAATGAAAACTTCTTATGGAAAGTGGTAAGTACGTTAGCGACCATGCTAAAGATTGACTGGGTTACGTCCATTCATTCACGGGGTAGGTTTGCCCAGATTTGTGTTGAATTAGATCTCGACAAACCTCGATCTTATCCCAAAATTCATTGCAAGAGGTCATGTTATTTCACTGAAGTATGAGGGTCTCCATGCAATATGCCTTCACTGTGGAAAGTATAGCCACAAGGAAGCAACCTGTTTTGAAAAGCAAAAACTAGAAGGTGGCTTTGGTATACACATGAAGGTTCAACCACCAAGTAAGGGGGTGATGACTGAGAATGAATCATCAATGATGACGGATGGTAGCATCGTCCCTATGATTCTTATGCAGGAGGACGTTGGGCCGGGGAACCCTAGATTTGAATCACATGGGTTGAGAATACACCAACGGAATCCAAGGGTCAACATGCCTCTCTCACTTTATGGGCCTTGGATGCTAGTTAACAAAGGTAACCGTTTTGGGAATAGAGGAAAATCATCCAATCAGGGAAAAAAGTTAATCATTGGTTAAATAAACACATAAACATCTCTCTTAGTACTAATGAGTTGCTCAAAGAtccagagaaagaaagaaaatgaaaaaatatgctGAGGCAAGtaagattacttatttttaagaggtgagtaaaatatttatctttcaaAATGTCTATGGTATATTTCTTGAAAAGTATAACTTTTCGGTTCTTGATaggaaaaattatatcaaagcTAATAAATGTAATTCGGTGGTTTTGTGATTGTCCTCAAATTTTGGTGATGGTGCTTGTCATTTTTGTGTGTAAGATGAATAACGTGGAGGTGATTGGTGATTTGATGTTAATAAATTTCCGTGATTATTATAACTTGATTGTGAATTATGTACGTGTTTGTaggtattatttatttcatagaTTGTTAATTATATAATGTTGTGGTATGATTTTCTGAATTATTATTGAGCGCATAAAATTAACGAATTATTTGATAATCATGTGAGAGTCGATCATTAAGTTTTGAGAAGGAATGATGGTAAACGTTCTATTATTAgaatatgataatatatatctCAATCTAGGATGAGAATAGATTCTGAATATCTTCATCTATGATGGAAAAGTCATTGGGATGTCATTATCATTGCATGGATATGAGCTCATAGGCAttttgaagaatttaaattcACATTGATTCTAAGAACCAAAGAGTTGAGTCTTGTTGTGTCTAAGATATTGATTTGAATGTTTTAAGAtgttaatgttatttattaaaatatttattgaaggctgctttaatatcttaaaattttattatgagtATCATGGTTGAACTTTCAAAATTACTATGTCAATTGAGAACAacattgtttttgaattttttgtagaacttattttattaactgAGATTATATCTCATTAGAAGTATTGTTTTCATAACACAAGGAAGAAGTTGTTAGAATGGAGACATGAAGACTTAATCTTCtttaagttaattttgttatattgttAATGTTCGTTAGATGTCCATATTTGAGAATATTGTACTttgtaagaatttaattttatttataatatttgaggTATTTTAGataattgtaatttaaaaaaattatattatttaactattaaataatgtttttattatgagAATTTTATCGTAATGCCCTGTGTTACAGTATGACTGTTATtcacataaagaaaaatagGGTGGATGTACTTCAAAGCGAGCAAGAAGAATGGATATCCAAGGTAGATGATCTTGAAGCCTATATTAGTGCCTTCTTCAAGAAGTTATTCACTGATGATGGTCAATATACCTCGTTTTGTTTCACTGCCTCTTTCCCCAGACTTGAGGCTCATGAGTTATTGGCGATTGGTAAGTAGTTAAAGTCGATGGAAATCCAACAGACCATTCTCACGAGATGAGGAGCTATAAAGCTCCTAGTTCGGATGGGTTACAAGCATTCTTTTAGCAGTCCCAATGGGATCGATGTGGTGGGTGAGGACTTGTGCCAACTTGTGAAAAGCATATTCCAAGAGCCTCACAAGGTGGAACAAGCCAATGACACCCTTACTACCCATATTCTGAAGGGGAAAACGTATCCAAGCTTAGGGATTTTTTACTAATTGGTTTATGTAATGTAACCTATAAGATAATTATAAGATCCTTGCCCAGAGGCTGCGTTTGGTGATGGAGAAGTTAGTGAATCCCCTACATGTTTATGTATGAGTGTGTGCATGCTTGCAAGTATATTCATAgatatctattaaaaaaataaattaaattgaaaacaaataaatttaaagcgtattgttatattaaaacaaatatttttaaaacgtatatttatactaaaattacatgattttgaatttttatatttatactaaaattatattagagcaacttaaatttgtatataattaaagttatttaaGTAATTTCATATTATAGGTACATGTAAGTTTGAGTTATTATTTACTCATGTTCCAAGAACAATCAAGTAGagtacaaattattttatttatttttataatctctAATTGTTATACTTAACCCAAATTAAAAGATGAATCAAACAAAAGTTGAGGACTtacaaatgaaataatatttttacattatatatatcagtcatttaaaatcataatcaatgtcatttataaaaataatcaccatttttgttttatacatGCACACTCATCGCATTATGCTGCcatctttaaaaaaacaacaacacaaGAAATCAATCTTAACATTATTGTAGTGGAGGATGCATaaagaatttttctttaaagtgACATGTGACAAATGAAAAGAGACAAAAATCATTACCTGATGAGAACACCAATTGTTACACATgtgaaataggaaaaaaattataaagcaatataaaagaaagtgaaaaatgaaggagacaaaacaaaatgaaggacaatacaaattaaatggTAGCAAGAGAAAGGAAGCAAAACACATAAATGGatggataaaaaatacatttaaaatgttatttaatttaatttaaataattaataaataatcaaacCGAAAAGATAAACAATCCTAATTacatatatttgatttaaatatttagaattGAATATTTATCTGTTAGATTAttgtaattgactaataacaGATAAATTCTGtaacattaataattttttcattaattagtgataatacatttttcaacaaataaatatattcaaaactttttatcagaaaaatcattattaagaatttatatatgaaaatatatttaaattttataatgtaaatttaatcatacaaaattaatatctaaaaaatatattaaccgTGTTaacttttgttaaattttttatatagaagtataaattaagtataaaaaattgtaattaattttaaatatagagATATATAATCACAAACAATTAATTACTATTAGTCTTATCTATGTAAATATTAAATTCCCACTTTATTCTTAATTTGGGCGCGTACAATTTGCTGAAtaagattattattaatttttttaattgaccattaaaaaaataaaaaataatatagtatattttttaattctttatcctataaatataatttttataattaatacgATTTTATAACTTAAcattaaatatagaaaaataccATATTCAAATCATACCCAATTCTTTTTGTCaacaaagtttaatttttaagaatttccaaagtttaattttttgaataattaaatattttacatatcaatttatattttcatttattaatttttttttattttattaacataaactattaaactattttataaagtctattttgtattttttttaagtttaccTATTTAGAGACTCAAAATAACTAATTAGAaatttatatatcatatttaacaattaattaattagcattCAATTACTAATTATGtgctaataatatttaattaaaataatcaattacactttatttgtattaatttaCATCCAAGAATTTGATGCACACCAactttctattcttttttttttaaaaaaaatattattcagataaagattttaatttttttatattattagtcataatacaaaataatatattaaataaaatcaattgatcatttgtcaaatatatttatttttaatttttttatgtaattctaaaAATTGACAATTAACTTTAAATGTTGAGATATATAtctgaataaaaattaatttcatttaatttatcttaatctcatttaatttctcttttttttttcaatcttacATATCTTCTCATAACTCTTCATACTTACCCATATttccacttttatatttttgtaaacaataagtttttaatataatatggaCAAGTCTTTCCACGACCACTAGGGTCAAGCAAGGGAAACTCACAAATTGATTATTGCATTTAAATTAATGCACGCtacttcatatttaaatttgttcATGTGTGCTTCATATGTATAAAGATATTGCAAAAAATTTGGGGAGGTCATGGcccaaatttaattaaaaacatctttccttattaaaaaaataaaagtcttatCACAATCAAATCCCACTGGACCGCAAcgattaaaaggaaaaaaattataacatacaAAATAGCTCCGATcgcaaatataaattatttgtggAATTCCCTTTTCactaaatttattgttttattcctCTCTTGGTTCTCTTGCAAAAGCAAATCAATGGCAAAAGAATCGGGATCATCCAAGATTGAAATGTTAGAGATTAGCAATGAAGCAATGGCAGAAGCACAATCATCCAAGATTGAAATGTTAGAGATTAACAATGAAGCAATGGCAGAAGCACAATCATCCAAGACGGTAACAATGAAGCCCGCGGAGGCAGAAGAATCCAAGACGGAAACACAGAAAATCACCGACGAAGAATCAAAGAACGTTCCGATTGCGGCTACAGAAGAAGAATCGAAGAAGCTTTCGATCACTAAGGTAGAAGAATCGAAGAATGCCGCAACCGCAACAACCgagggagagaaagaagaagcgAAGGTTTCGCTAAAGACCTTAGACGGTGTCACCTTTGAGGTGGAAGCGTGGATCGCGAAGGAGATGGAGACGGTGCAGGCCTACATCGATGACACCTCCGCCGACACCTCCGCCGCCATCGCAATTCCGCTCCACAACGTTGCCGGCCGCGAACTCGCCCGGATGGTGGAGTACTGCAAGGAGCACCGCCGTGCCTCCGTCTCCGCCGGCAACCTGAAGGAGTTCGAGGAGCGGTTCGCGGCGGCGCTGAACCTCTACGAGATGAAGGATCTGATCATCGCTGCGAATTACCTCAACACGAAGAAGCTCCTCGAGTCTCTGAGTCGTTGCATTGCTAAAGCCATCAAGAACAAGAGCGTGGAGTTCGTGAGGGATTATTTTGGGGTTACGAACGATTACACGACGGAGGAAGAGGCGCAGTATCGCGAAACGAACGCCTGGGCCTTTCGGAACGTCGATGAGGATTCAAGGAATTAGGGTTTTGGTGGTTAAAATATTGAGATTATAGATTGaagtttatctttaaaattaggGGTTTAGTGGTGAAAATACTGAGATTATTAtagattaaaatttatcatcttCGCAATTCGCAATATATAGTAGACAACATGAACTTTTCGTGATTCTTTAGAAGGAATAAATAGTCCTTTTTTTCATTActgttgattttttaatttttttttttacaaatgcttACAAGTGTTGTTgggaaataaagaaataaaaatagagattttattgaaatatttaaaattgtattattaatgatttttttttgttcttttatgatttttacaTTACATTTGGTTAATTATATGGATTCACTTCATTTTTTCATCTCTATTTCTTTGATTTCATAAGCTtgtaagtaataaataaaatggagATGATGAATAATTTGTGAAAAGTGATATTTATTATCTTAGAAGCGGAACAGGGGCCTTCTTTGACTGTATAGATTTCTTTACCTATTAGCTTTGGCCTATCTTAGGTTTACATTTTGCaaattcttatattattataatatttgatatatttgtaatgttttttattttatatatatatatatctctttaTGTTCGTGCATGTGTATGCATGAATGCGTGCATGCTGGTAAGTATATTCATaaatatctattaaaaaaattaaaaaaaataaataaattgaaaacaaataaatttgaagCATATTGTATTAGAACAACttaaacttatatataattaaagttatttaaGTAATTTCATATTACAGGTACATATAAGTTTGAGTTATTAGCTAATCATGTGtcaaaaataatgtttaatcCTCCCCACCTACAACTAGTGATAAGTTTAATAGTGGTTCTGAACAACTTCAAGCAACTATGATATGGTGGATTTGGAATCCAAAGTTCACATCACTCAACGCAACATTTTTATTGACCAATGCCAAAGAGAAAGCACAGAGCATTTTCATCCATTTATGGCCTGCAAGAACAATAATTCTTCGGTTGTTTCGCCTGACAGAGAATTGGACGAAAATGTGGTGAAGAGAAATGATTTTTCTGAATGTGATACTAAAGTAGATGCAACAGGCAGCTAATTTGGTTTGTAAAGAGAAAGAACCCATGCCCACTATGTACAGTGAATGCAAGAACCCATAACTCGCTATCCAAGATGCTTGTGATAAGACAAGTATGCTTGTGATAAGACAAGTATGCTTGCATACAATCTCATAGGTCATATGTTGGAAGAGTTTGTCATGATTGAATGCCTAGATTTAAACTTGAGCAAGAGTTTATACCTCAGTGGAAATAATCGGATTGAAGATGTTGAAGGTATTCAAAGTTTCTGCTATCTTACCTATTTTAACcaaaacatataatatatactaCACTATTTCTACCAATTTATTGCTACTACATATTGTATTAAATGCAAGAGGGGTGAAGCAATGAAGATTAGTGATCACCTtgcttttcatttttaacttttaccGTGTGCCTTTTTTTCTCGTATTTTTAGCTGAAAatgaaatgagattttggaaTAGTTATATAAtgacaaaataacaaaacaaattatgtttttactAGTCTGCCTTGTGCACTGGTTTAATTTATTGTGAATAACATCTTGCTAGTGTTTTGGCACACATTTATCAACTATGAATATAGAGATTTGATAAGTTACATCCGATACTGCTAGGATAATTGTGCAATCTAAATTGATTACTCTGTTCTATTACATGCAGCAAAGAAGAGCAGTCATCATCTGGGAAACATGCAAGAGATTTTGTTCAAGTAATTGAAGAGCTGATTCCTTCCTTTCCAGATAGGCATATGTTACTTTCCTCAAATATGGTGGCATAACTAAAGGTGGTGTATGTAATgtgcatgattttatttttctagttaACCCTTTTAGTTGAAAACTTCTAACTTGCTTTATAAATTTGCATCGTGTGGAGTACCACTCAGATTCAAAGCAAATATATTAGATGATTACTTGGCCATATGAGAGCATAGTAAACAAGCCAAAGTTATGTCTGTTAAGTATGAGTAACTCTTTTGTTTTGGATTCTGCAGTAGCATGGAAAGATTGAAGTTGCTGATGGGCTTATGATAATGGGACTCAGGGTTTCAGGTTTAAACAGAGAAAAGCATTTTGAAATGAGCTTACCCATTTGTGAGTTTATTTAGCAAGGGCTTTGCTGCTTCCTTCCAAGGAATTTTACAAGTCTCAATTGATTCTTTAAAACCGAAAAATCTCTCCACCAAGGAATTTTGCAAGCCTCAATCAATTTTTTGCTATATTATATAGATTGTAAAAGTTGAAGTCCAGTAAAGAAAAAATGTGACATGCTAACAGGGAGTATTTTCAATTACATATTTGTTTACTCATTTATACTACAGTTAGCCTCTCCATTGAGTTCATAGCATCGCAAACACCCACATATAGTGCGATGTTAAGAAGAAAGGCAGCATCCTGATTCATAACTCGAGAGTTTTAGGCCTTATTTGAATGTATATTTTGGTCAGAAAATTCAATATGCGGGAATGCAACAGTGTGCAACAGCCATTATGTAGAGTGGAGTTCAATAAAATGACCGACTAAGGAAAATGACATGGACTTTTTGGTTAGTCAAATTGGAGCTTTTCATCTGTACTGAATTTATTGTGAAAAAATGGATGTGTTGTCTGCTCCTGATTTTTGAAAGCTAAGAGGTTATCTAATTTATACATGTACTGAATTTATACAACATTATATTTTGTGTCTGTTTCTCTCCTCCTTTCTATTACTTATtacattttgaattcaaattcattttccttttttctctttctctctcttagttgtatattttattatataatttgttgtcCATGTATAATTCTCTGTCTTTATTATCAAGGTCTGCTCAGTGGTCCGGAACTGTGAAGCACAGATGTATTTTGTCACTTAGTAAGCTCTGAAGAACCTCATGGGAGAtccaacaagaaaaaaaaagatgatattTACGATTCTATTAATTAAACTATCTCGAGAATTTTGAAGAAGCAATTTTCATGAGTTTAGTTTTACAGTGcataacttttttgttttttctcttttcgaGTTTAATAGGGAGTTTCTCAGGTAATTGAACAACATATACTttgagtttatttattttgaagttagAATTAATTGTAAACTTTTAAATACTATAAAATgtgtatcaaaattaatttgaagcaCAATTTTTATACCAAAACACTTCAACATGacacttgaaaaagaaaatgagaatatCTCTtactatttatgtttttttgttttttaaatacttgttttgaaaacaatttttcaaaagttaaTAGAAATTGGATGAGAAATTAATTGCTAAgtagtgtaaaattattttagaaatcagTTCTTAAAACCAAAAATTGATAAGTGAATCAAACAtgccttatattttttttccactcaATTTACTTCTTTCAATTTGTCGCCCCCAAAAGATTAAGAAACATTTGAAATACAAAGTAATACAACTATCTATACAAATAGCATCCTACAAGATTCAGAACAAATGCTTAGAAGGCAACTGTATTGCTAGTTTGTTCTCTCTTATCAGAGCAATCTAAGCAAAGCAATAATGAACTTAAACTTCCAGATTAAGCATCGATTTCACAGCTTCAGTATATTCACTTGTATTGCTTCATCTGTTCCTCAATTCCTTGGTTTGTATTTGGACTTGCTCTATCAGCAAAACAAATTTGCATCATCATTTTTTGGCGTCATTTTCCCATACATTGTCCCAAGAACCACTTGGAGCAGGCTTTGTTCCCTCAATGAAGTTCTGATTTACAGAGGAATTGTGTTGCCCAGGTAGTGGAAGTCCATCTGGACCTGGAGGGTTAATCTTCTTTGGTTTAGTTCTGATTCCAAGCAACCGCAACACAAATCTAGCTAGCTCTCCATACAGTACACCAGAACGATCAAAAAGCTGTAAAGAGACCAAGTATCCATATAgcattaatataatattcataCCACTTGAAAGGGGGAAAAGCATAAATCAAATTGTGATTTGATCAAATCACTTGATTACCttttactgatttttttttttaatttggacaAACCCACAAACTTGATTTTAACAAGCTATTCAAATTCCCACAATTCAAAGTATTGAACTTGAGCATAGATTATTTCATTTAAGTCTAATTTTGATCTTCAAAGAGCCATAGGAGCATAGTCTATATAATATTAACAAATGAGcataaaatggaaaaaagaaagatgaaTACAAAACCTGAAGAAGTGCAGTCATGAACATATGGAAAGCCTGCGTGTTCTGGTCTATGAGCATTGAAATCCGGCCAAAAAAGTTAACCACACCTTGCATCTGCAATTAAAGGGAAATAAATTCAACATATGCAAAGCAATGTTTTCGTCAATAAAGTACAATAGAAAAACCCATATATATGAAACAATTCCAGGGGGAAGGGTAAAAAGAGAGACAAGTAATGGCAAAGAATGAGAACAGTGAATAGAATatgccaaaaaaagaaaaggacataaAATAACACTCCCTTTCCAGATGCTGATTGGAAGAACAAGTACTCCTAAAAACAAGATGTTTCATAATGGATCTATAATCCCAACTATGAAGATTAATACTATCCCAGTTTCTGTTGCATTGCATCTTGTCTCACATGGCTCAGTTACTTGTGATTATTACCAACATCAAAACACAAGATCATACAACCCAAAATTACTTCATGATCTAGTAATTAGTAACCCAAAATGTGAGAACCAATGCTGATTAATAACGAAAAAGAAAACCAAGTTAGACAAAGAATGATATAGCTCACCACACGCATAAAAGAAATCCAAAATCCTGGGGGCGATGAAGGAACTCCGTACGGATTATTGGGATCTTCAGCTCCATAAGGACCACCACCACCCATACCATAACCACCCATTGGACCACCAAAGCCACCATTATACATTCCCCCTCCATACATCCCAGAGGAACCATAGAGGCCCCCATATCCTCCCCTGTACATACTGCTGCCATACATTCCTCCGCCATACAACCCTCCCACTCCACCATAAGATCCATATCCAGAATTATAATTCATTGTGGAACCATAACCTGTATTATAGCCCAAGCAAAAAGCTTCATCAAAATAGGTAAAATAAGAGGGCAAAATATGTGACactagaaataatttaaaataaaaaaggcacCTCCATAGCTGGTACTTCCATTATTCTGCTCCCATGGCCTTGTGGGAAGGGGTCTCCCAAGAGCATTCCTATTGACAGTTGCAGTCTTATCGGAAGCTGGAACTATTTCGCCAGGTTTTGCAGTCCCTGAAGCCTCAACTACATCACTTGTGCTACCTGCTGATGGGGGTTTAAAAGGTGCTGGCCCAGATGATGATGCTGCTTTCTCCCAAGGTTTTGGTGGAGCTGCAACACAAAGCTATAAAATTGTTGGAAATTCCATAGAGAGAGGCATGAGAATTGAGAAGACACATTTCATGATCACACACCACTCAGGAAACCACAAATTAAAACTTCATTTTGAGAATGCTCAGAATATCTCattggataaaattattaagCCTTCCAagacaacattatttattacaggATAAAATTGGAATAGATGTTTTAATATCTCATTAAAGAGTGAGAACATCAgtcaatttgaaatttttttcaaaggctAAAACTGCAGACATTTTGGGAGAGAGTAATATAGctattaatcaatcaatcccATTTGACTGAACCTCAAGAATTGCAAAGTCAATAGATGCCACACCatgaaatctaatttgttaataATCT
The nucleotide sequence above comes from Glycine soja cultivar W05 chromosome 11, ASM419377v2, whole genome shotgun sequence. Encoded proteins:
- the LOC114377060 gene encoding SKP1-like protein 14, giving the protein MAKESGSSKIEMLEISNEAMAEAQSSKIEMLEINNEAMAEAQSSKTVTMKPAEAEESKTETQKITDEESKNVPIAATEEESKKLSITKVEESKNAATATTEGEKEEAKVSLKTLDGVTFEVEAWIAKEMETVQAYIDDTSADTSAAIAIPLHNVAGRELARMVEYCKEHRRASVSAGNLKEFEERFAAALNLYEMKDLIIAANYLNTKKLLESLSRCIAKAIKNKSVEFVRDYFGVTNDYTTEEEAQYRETNAWAFRNVDEDSRN
- the LOC114373504 gene encoding peroxisomal membrane protein 13-like; the encoded protein is MEPSVSAPPKPWEKAASSSGPAPFKPPSAGSTSDVVEASGTAKPGEIVPASDKTATVNRNALGRPLPTRPWEQNNGSTSYGGYGSTMNYNSGYGSYGGVGGLYGGGMYGSSMYRGGYGGLYGSSGMYGGGMYNGGFGGPMGGYGMGGGGPYGAEDPNNPYGVPSSPPGFWISFMRVMQGVVNFFGRISMLIDQNTQAFHMFMTALLQLFDRSGVLYGELARFVLRLLGIRTKPKKINPPGPDGLPLPGQHNSSVNQNFIEGTKPAPSGSWDNVWENDAKK